One region of Channa argus isolate prfri chromosome 20, Channa argus male v1.0, whole genome shotgun sequence genomic DNA includes:
- the kcnj16a gene encoding inward rectifier potassium channel 16 isoform X1: MNTSQRLWKMQKQYVSVSPTENICLQTENGPRPKKYRYIRKEGNGNVVFRHVPEQWMLFVTDIFTSLVEIRWRVVFLLFALSYILSWLFFGILFWVIALAHGDIKDDTNDPCMFEVRSFTAAFLFSLETQTTIGYGFRGMSENCTVAIILVTIQDVMSCFIDTFVIGIAVAKMASAKKRAQTVGFSKRAIINLRDGYLCLSWRVGDFRRHHLVEGTAHAQIVRSTVHTTGKVDVTFEDLVIQQKEIILVTPTIIFHRIEPGSPLYKMSLVDLRKADFELVVSFTYTDDSTGMLHQTRSSYTPDEILWGHMFQQMIRVSRRHYKVDYTLFNHTTKVLVPEASAEEYEHKKQIEHAPQYSPQHSPRLSSQQQSLQEKLLKLPMVTVELVNDSHLEPHASASHEDSQHQETLPLPNDLGSTEM; the protein is encoded by the exons ATGAACACCTCACAAAG ACTCTGGAAGATGCAGAAACAATATGTATCTGTGAGCCCCACCGAAAACATCTGTTTACAGACTGAAAATGGACCTCGACCAAAGAAATATCGCTATATACGTAAAGAAGGTAATGGCAATGTTGTGTTTCGCCATGTGCCTGAACAGTGGATGCTGTTTGTAACCGACATCTTCACCAGCTTGGTGGAGATCAGATGGAGAGTGGTGTTCCTGCTCTTTGCTTTGTCTTACATTTTATCATGGCTTTTCTTTGGCATCCTCTTCTGGGTCATCGCTCTTGCTCACGGTGACATTAAAGACGACACAAATGACCCGTGCATGTTCGAGGTGCGCAGTTTTACCGCTGCTTTCCTCTTCTCGCTCGAAACACAAACCACCATTGGCTACGGATTCAGAGGGATGTCTGAGAACTGCACAGTTGCCATCATCCTGGTCACTATACAGGATGTTATGAGCTGCTTCATCGATACCTTTGTCATTGGAATCGCTGTTGCCAAAATGGCCTCAGCCAAAAAGAGGGCACAGACAGTTGGCTTCAGCAAACGGGCCATCATCAACCTTCGCGACGGCTACTTGTGCCTTTCTTGGAGAGTCGGGGACTTCCGCAGGCATCACTTAGTGGAGGGGACGGCTCATGCCCAGATAGTTCGCTCCACAGTGCACACCACAGGAAAAGTTGATGTGACTTTTGAAGATCTGGTCATCCAGCAGAAGGAAATCATTCTGGTCACACCTACCATCATCTTTCACAGAATCGAACCAGGTAGCCCATTGTACAAAATGAGTTTGGTGGATCTGAGAAAAGCAGACTTTGAGCTGGTGGTGTCTTTCACCTACACAGACGATTCCACAGGTATGTTGCATCAGACCCGAAGCTCATATACTCCAGATGAGATTCTCTGGGGTCACATGTTCCAGCAGATGATCAGGGTCAGTAGGAGACACTACAAAGTAGATTACACCTTGTTTAATCATACCACTAAGGTGCTGGTGCCTGAGGCCAGTGCTGAGGAATACGAACACAAAAAGCAGATTGAGCATGCTCCTCAGTATTCCCCACAACATTCACCCAGATTGTCCTCCCAGCAGCAAAGTCTTCAAGAAAAACTCCTCAAGCTCCCAATGGTAACAGTGGAACTTGTGAATGACAGCCACCTTGAACCACATGCTTCAGCATCTCATGAGGACAGTCAACATCAAGAGACACTGCCTTTGCCAAATGACCTTGGaagtacagaaatgtaa
- the kcnj16a gene encoding inward rectifier potassium channel 16 isoform X2, with the protein MQKQYVSVSPTENICLQTENGPRPKKYRYIRKEGNGNVVFRHVPEQWMLFVTDIFTSLVEIRWRVVFLLFALSYILSWLFFGILFWVIALAHGDIKDDTNDPCMFEVRSFTAAFLFSLETQTTIGYGFRGMSENCTVAIILVTIQDVMSCFIDTFVIGIAVAKMASAKKRAQTVGFSKRAIINLRDGYLCLSWRVGDFRRHHLVEGTAHAQIVRSTVHTTGKVDVTFEDLVIQQKEIILVTPTIIFHRIEPGSPLYKMSLVDLRKADFELVVSFTYTDDSTGMLHQTRSSYTPDEILWGHMFQQMIRVSRRHYKVDYTLFNHTTKVLVPEASAEEYEHKKQIEHAPQYSPQHSPRLSSQQQSLQEKLLKLPMVTVELVNDSHLEPHASASHEDSQHQETLPLPNDLGSTEM; encoded by the coding sequence ATGCAGAAACAATATGTATCTGTGAGCCCCACCGAAAACATCTGTTTACAGACTGAAAATGGACCTCGACCAAAGAAATATCGCTATATACGTAAAGAAGGTAATGGCAATGTTGTGTTTCGCCATGTGCCTGAACAGTGGATGCTGTTTGTAACCGACATCTTCACCAGCTTGGTGGAGATCAGATGGAGAGTGGTGTTCCTGCTCTTTGCTTTGTCTTACATTTTATCATGGCTTTTCTTTGGCATCCTCTTCTGGGTCATCGCTCTTGCTCACGGTGACATTAAAGACGACACAAATGACCCGTGCATGTTCGAGGTGCGCAGTTTTACCGCTGCTTTCCTCTTCTCGCTCGAAACACAAACCACCATTGGCTACGGATTCAGAGGGATGTCTGAGAACTGCACAGTTGCCATCATCCTGGTCACTATACAGGATGTTATGAGCTGCTTCATCGATACCTTTGTCATTGGAATCGCTGTTGCCAAAATGGCCTCAGCCAAAAAGAGGGCACAGACAGTTGGCTTCAGCAAACGGGCCATCATCAACCTTCGCGACGGCTACTTGTGCCTTTCTTGGAGAGTCGGGGACTTCCGCAGGCATCACTTAGTGGAGGGGACGGCTCATGCCCAGATAGTTCGCTCCACAGTGCACACCACAGGAAAAGTTGATGTGACTTTTGAAGATCTGGTCATCCAGCAGAAGGAAATCATTCTGGTCACACCTACCATCATCTTTCACAGAATCGAACCAGGTAGCCCATTGTACAAAATGAGTTTGGTGGATCTGAGAAAAGCAGACTTTGAGCTGGTGGTGTCTTTCACCTACACAGACGATTCCACAGGTATGTTGCATCAGACCCGAAGCTCATATACTCCAGATGAGATTCTCTGGGGTCACATGTTCCAGCAGATGATCAGGGTCAGTAGGAGACACTACAAAGTAGATTACACCTTGTTTAATCATACCACTAAGGTGCTGGTGCCTGAGGCCAGTGCTGAGGAATACGAACACAAAAAGCAGATTGAGCATGCTCCTCAGTATTCCCCACAACATTCACCCAGATTGTCCTCCCAGCAGCAAAGTCTTCAAGAAAAACTCCTCAAGCTCCCAATGGTAACAGTGGAACTTGTGAATGACAGCCACCTTGAACCACATGCTTCAGCATCTCATGAGGACAGTCAACATCAAGAGACACTGCCTTTGCCAAATGACCTTGGaagtacagaaatgtaa